TCGGATTAGCACATTTAACCTTGAATATTAATATTCAGCATCTTATGACAGCTCATTGGTTTAGCTGTCGTGCACTACTAATAGTCTAGAGAATATTTGGATGCCACTTGACCAATCGTACCAGGGTCATAATTTGGGCAAACAGGGATTGCAATTACATCGTCCCACTTCCCCATTATATTTTGGTGTGAAACTATAAAGTATAGACTATTGAGTGCCACACTCCATGCATGAGGAGCAAAGAGAAAAGTGAGCTGCAGCAAACAGGAGAAATTGTCTCTTCAGTGTCTGCTGGCTGATGAAGATtaaagagagacagagagaaagatTATAGAAGGGCAGAGATTGACtgtgagagagacagagagacagagagagaaagagagagagagaatttaCATAATGTCCTCCACCACAGTAAGTCCCTGAGGCATCCATGCTGGATAACAGAGGACCAATACTCTTAATTCAAtctctttatttttctaataCTTTCCCAAATTAATAATTTGTTCCCATTCCGCCCCCAGAAACCCCCATCGTCGTCCACAAACCGCCGTGAGTGTGCAGCTGAGCTGCCTTAAGTTTGTAACTTTAACCCAAGAAATTGATGTGAGCGGGCCTTCAGGCAGACCTGCTAATGAACGCATCGAGAAAGTTAAAAGATGGTCttttataaagtaatttcAGAAAATCCTGTTAGCTGGATCAAGTACAAGAGTATAATTTCTCAATATGGGAGAATGGGGAGCCGCTTTGCGCCTCTGCTGCACTAATAGCAAAATTAAGGAGGTAAAAAAGATAACGAGAAGCAATCAATTAGGCCAGGCTTGGTAAACATTGCTAATTGTGGAGCAGGTGGGACGGTCATTGGAGATGGAAGGATAGTGAGGAGGAGGGTGATGATGACGTGAGATTGCTCAAACCCTCGGGGTCCGTCAACTTGTCACCTCGCATGCTTAACTGACACAGGAGGGATGGACGggtggacggatggacggatggatggtaGTTAAATTGCCTCTGGCACCCTACATTAAATAGATTAGCTGTACttgtttttacaaattgtTATTAGAGGATTTTACAGTggtgaatgtaaacaaaatttGCAAACAGACCACAGTTTGCTATTCGCCATCTTGATAAATGATGAGGATTTTTAGCCTCTTAACAGACTGTATTTCAGACCAATCAGAAAGGgcaaaaactattatttttgAATAGATAATGCAAATGAAATTCATTTTCTCAGCAAAGAAATTCACATTTGCATCATTTGACAATAATGaagctttcattttatttttataggtCAATTAATTGTTGATAATCAtgagtaaaatatttttaattaaataattattcaactaaaatacatttagcaAAACAAATATCTCGATTAATAATGCATTGCGTAGCTctattcaaatatttgcattcGTTGTAAtcactattttatttgatcagaggaaaatataaatacaattgaACACTCTTTTGACCTTTTcaacagtgtttttgtttattctcAAAGTGAGGATGAATGTCTCCGTGGACAATCCAAACACTGAGCATTATTTGATTCCCACTCCCATGGGTCTTTTGCCTGGGAAATAATTGGAAGTATTtctatttgtttctttcttttttttcctgtggtgTACACTGGGTAATTCTTAATACCTTCCAGAGATTATACGGTAACTCCCAAACTCCCATGATTATAATTAAGCCTGACTTGGTTGTAGAATGAGCAAATAGCAATTTGGTTTTGCATCGTGTGAGGGAGCATCTCTGTGTGTTCCTGCATGTTCCTTCATCTGGGTCTCTTCTCTGAATGCTTCAAAACGCATTGTTTGAGAGGTAAAAAGTGTTGGAGAGGAACATGTGACGCTTTGGTGAGAAAGTGGAGACTGCTATCATCCTGCTcctggcaaaaaaagaaaaaacacaaacattcctCATCCgttctctttctcctccttaGTCTCTATCTTGCTCTCACTATTTCTCTCAGCTTTCTGTCTCTTCCTTTCTGTATCACTTACAAAGGCAGAGGTTTTTTCCTCCAAAACGAGGCCACGTACGCAAGGTATGCAAATGAAATCACTGCTCGTGGATTAGAACGGGACACCATATACCCTAAATCATGATTGTCAATCATGGCTGGGGATTAAGGGATATGGGCTCACTGCAGACctaaaaaagcaacatttccACCCGGAGGCACATCCCCAttgtgaggaagaggaggcctcACAGGGGAGGAGAGTAACGCTGGAGCACTAGTGCCCCCTCCTGTCTGCTGTCAGCTGCACTATTTCATCATCAAACACAAACCATGAACAGAAATAGCGGTTGGCACACTCCAGCATGTTCATTTACATTCAATGTAGCCTCGGGCAAATGCTTGATTAGACAAATGCGTATGCTTTTGGTGTTTCATCTCTAGCGGagttgggggagggggggggggtcttgtttgtgtggcatggcatggcatggcatgtgTGCGGCCTCGGTTTGACATCAGTGCTTAGGAGGCCATAGGCCTTACAAATGTGACAGATGTTGCTCGGCCCTGTAATTGAATGTGCTTAGTAAGAGTAAAGCATCAAGCATCACAATCGATTCATTCTCGTAACTTAAATGCCATTTTAACATGCAGGCACAGTCAGGAGTTATCGATTGTAATATttgtaaacaacaacaattccCTAAGTATGGGTCATAATCAATATATTGGAAGAAACATTTCCTTGCACATCAAGCATACAGCATGGTTTTAAAGCACAATCTGTGTTTTAACATGCACATTTTAGGGGGCATGCAGTATGGAATaactaaattgtgttttttttgtagcggAGGATAGGTTAAAAATGCTTCTTAAtatctgacatttttttattgttaattatattttacacTTTGCACATAATCACAATATCAAAAGTTACCCCGTGGGAATATTTACCAATAATAgacaaaagcacaaaatgtATTAGGAGTGAAAAAGGCTTGAGATGAAACGAGCAGTGAAGCTCCACACACAGAGAGACATGTCTGgtggattgtgtgtgtgtgtgcgaacCCTGGAGCCCTCAGCTAGAGTGCCAGTCTGTTCCTGTGGAGCAGTCAAGCACACAAACCCAGCCAAGAGAGAGCAAGGCACAGGCAGCGGGCCAACAAATCACACTGGAAAACTCCACTACGGCAGAGAATTAATAGTGATTTTGTTGAGGAAAGGCATGGGGGGGAAAGTGGGCGGGGTTAAGTTGAGCTGAGCAGCCGAGTCATCATCACAATGTACACATGAACAGAGAGCTTTCTTCAAGCCTCATCACAAGTGCGAAAAGGACGGTTGGCATCATCCACATCCTGCTCAGCACACCTCCTGGTTGTCTGAGAGTGAAGGTGGGGCAGCACCTGTGCCATTTTGGCCCTGGCATCTTTTGGCCAGGAGGTCAAAGGCCGGGCATCATCTGCATCACATCAGAGTGCCTGGCACTCTGCCTCCACCCCTGACATCAGTCTGTCAGGAGAAGCTTTGAAAATAAGAATTCCTTGTTTGCATTGCATTAGTAAAGAATGTGGAGATCACATGACTAATTTGAACAAGGCCATCTTGATATCATGCAGAAATAGCAACATAAAGCCTGTGAATGGATGCAGGCCGCAGGCACGCTAAAGAGCAGTCATTACGCATCATTAGGTGAAGATTTAGTTGAAACGTGTTTAGCGGGAATTAAGCAAAGCTGTTGTTGACATGGATTGACTGCTGTAATGCGTTATTGTCAGTGCTCCAGGAGGCTGAGGGAGGGCCGGCCTAGTTGGGGCGGTGATGTACTGCTGCTGAAAGCGAGGATTTACGGGATGTTGGAGGACTAGTTGGAAGGGGTGCACAAAGACTGGACTAATATTGGAGAGTGTGGCCAGGGAGGTGGAGAAGAGTGTGAGAGGCGTGAGGGGAATAAGCAAATGAGGGCAAGAAGAGTGGAAATGAGAATTTGGAGTCTTTTTAGCAGGATGTTCGGGCCACTTTGGCTTTCTTCATCTTTATTTGCTCAACTAAAACCAATTTAGCAACATCACAAGTCTCTATTAAAGATTAAGAAGTTATCAAGTTTGAGCCTGTTCTGAGCAGCATTGTCACATTCAGAGCCCAAACAAGATCAATATGTAGTGAGCTGTTTCTTTATTTGAGGATCTTTAGTGGGATGCGGTTTACAAATCAGACAGAGCAGAAGGTGGAGCAAACAATCATGTTTCAAACTATTTGCAGCCGTAACTTAAGTCTTTATTCGTCAGGACATTGGAAACAGAAGCTGTATTTTACTTGTTCTTTGCATCTTTGCAAAACTATATAAAACCAATTATTTCGACGAGATTAATCATGTCTTTGTAGTAGATTCTTTTGTTtagacaatttttttatattattttattgatagGTCTCCCGAGCCAGCCAATGGCTGAATGACACATCAGCAGCATATCGGATGACGCCTCTGAAGAAGACTTGAGTCGAAACCGTAAGCAGGTAACATCTAAGATTTTTATTctctgaacaaaagaatctgtttatattattatgtAAAACCAAATCAACAACCCTCTTTTATTGTGCTATTGAATGAGAAATTATGTCCAAACTTGAGACTGTGGTACTGCTTTGCATTTTCTACTTCTGTCCCTCGGCCTTGTTAATAAGTCCTGGTGTCTTTTCTGTATGTAAAATTGAATGCAAGAGCTGCTTCAACTGACAAGTCAGAGAGGACAGTCTTATCCAGCTCTCCAGTGTTGACACTATTACTAATCCCCTCCACCTGCTCAAACAAACTCCTCCCCAAAAAACACAACCCTCCCTCTTTTCCACAAGCCCGTGCTGGGCATCCTCGGGGACAAGCCGCGCCTCTGCCTTGCTTGGTCTCCCCGCCGGTTATCATCACCGACCTGGCATCTCGTTCCCATCCCCATCCACACTAATCGTcccccaaaaacaaatagtttcaaatgtttggaaaaGACCCGTTGTTTGCATCAGAGcctaacaaaataatttttacaaGCTATCTGGTTGTGATTAGGGTAGAGAGAATTGAATTTATGTGGCATtgataatattaatattagcCTAATTAATGATGTTGTTTGAACACGCTCTGCTCAGTGTGTACCTGCTATACAACGCCAACCAGCCGGAGCTGGAACCGAGCTCTCGGGCGTCTCTATCTCACCCCCCCCATCCATGACTACTGCACACAATTCATCAAGCCAGAGATATCTAATCCCCTCTGGCGCCGCTCCCTTCCCCATGTCGAAGAAAGAACTTTACTCTGGTGGCAAGAATTCCCATGAATACTTGATGACTTCTATAGAAATGGAGAGTGGTTTCATCTCACTTTGAAAGTGACATTCACACATATAATAAAGCGCCCAGGCCAACTTGCGGCTGGTCTCCTTGAGGATAAGGACAATGATgaaatgcatcttttttttgtttaatgagTCTGTGGTTAAGGTAAACAGCAGTACATAGGGAGCAGCTTTGTGGAGAAGACATTTCCAGGCAGCAGGCATCATCTAGCTCCTTCTTGTAGTGCAAAAAGACAGCAATGGCCATTAAAGCCCTGTGTGAAGAGGTCCTCCCTGGTGGGTTTCTTTAAATCAGAAAAGGTCAATATTTCAATCTCCCTTGACCCAGAAACAGTGCACTTCTCACTGGGGATGTCTGAGCAAGTGTTGATCTGTGCAATTACAGTGACACAAACTCAGTGACCCATCGCAGCAGTCATCTGAGCCAACAAAGGACCACCCAAACCTCTGAAGAGGTTCTCAGACCTGCTTCGAGTTTGGATCTCACTTCACAGCAGTGGCCTCTTGACATTTGCTTTGTGCTCAGAGGTCAATGGTCAGTGAGGTGGTCATGTGTCTCTCTTATCCAGACAGAGCTCTATCTCATGCTTCTCAAGCTGactcaacacattttttttttttgtctcccttTACAGCAGCTTGAGGATTTATTCTGGGTGCTCAAGAGCAGCCAGAGAATTTACATAGTTGGCACAGTCAAAAATAATGTCTTTGTACATGAGCGGATAAATCAATGTCCATTGAAAGGAAACATGTAAATGGGTGATGGATtagtatttaaaaacaaatgatacaCATTTTAAGCAAGAGgtaaaatgcacattttcccCACATTCAAGGAACAGTAGCCACCATGTCTTTTGATGCCATTCCCACGTGAGTGTCTCAAGGCGGACTGCTACACCTCATCTAAAGCAAAGGTGTCTCTATTCAAAGTGCATCAACTCATTGAAGCATGGCGGCAGACTGCGGTACTGGACGGAGCGCGTTTGTCAAGCGTCGGTCGGCCCAGACATTAGCTAAAGTGGCGACCCAGTCGGGCTGGACGGTAGTCCACTCGTAGCTGGACGAAAGCGTGCAGGAGGTTACGGTCCAGATTGGTGAGCTGCTCGCCTGAACACACCTGCTTCAGGTTGTCAGGGGCGACCACCAAGAGGTTACAAAGGGCGTGCAGAGTGTCGAAGAGCTGGAGCACCAGAGGCACCTGCGCACAAATCAGGATTTCATCgaatttttattaaaacaaaaacagaagatGGTCATCTTGATGAGTGACTTCATATTATATCAAGGACTAACTTGATTTTGGAGGTGTCACTATAATCCTAACAGAGAAGTTCCCTGATGCGTAAATTATATTTCAGGAGAACACACAGGCTGAGTGCTTGTACAAAAGGCCATGTTTTGCCGTGGACCTCTGGGCCCGCTCTCACCCTGAAGTCCTTGGCGCAGCGTCGATATTCAGCCACGTCGCAGATGGCCAGCATGCCTCCCATGGAGCTGTAGCTGTACTGCTGCAGGTGCTCGTGAATGAGGCGGTGGAAGCGAACACCCAACTCCGTCAGCACCGTGTCCACATTCTTGCCGTCCATAGACTTCCGCACGTGTTCCACCTGCCGGCTGACGTAGGCACAGACCTTGGCACAGGCCTGCACCATAGAAAGGTTGGAAAGTTATTTATGAGCAAAAAGTAATTTGCTGGTTCTCATCCCTTTGTGCCACACTTACCGTAGTGTACTGGATCATGACGTTGTTCTCGTCCTCTGGCTTGAAATCAGTCTTCTTCTGTTCTGTTGCTAAGATGTGCTTCATTTGGCCCACCATGCAGTTTAGCGTTCTGCAGCGTAAATTAGAATAGCATCCATCAGGGACAAGGCGCTTTTAAAATCCAAAGACAAAGGAGGGTTGTGAGACCTGTCTATTCCCGTGTCCAGTTTCACTTCCATTTGTTCGAtcacttctttcttcttgtgtAAACATTCAGCCAACTTTGGAGATGAACTGAAAACATAGATTTGAACATTTAGAGGTCATTAAAATAGTCAGGTGGCCAGTGAGTAAAAATATTGTCCttcaaacttgtctggtgcAAATTAAAAAGCACTTTGCTGTCCTCCTATAGCTAGCGAGGAATCCTCTTAAGAGTAGAATTTTGGATACAGCACCTTTGTGACCACTAAGTGTGCAAACTGTATAAACTTGAACAAACCTTATCAGAGGCATAAGCTGGTCGTTGAACTGCTTGTCAAACAAGTGAAATATTGAGTTTGCCTGTTGGACCACATCCAGAAAGTACAAGTTGGCATTCTTGGCATCTGAGGAGGGAATTGCTGTACGgaagcgagagagcgagaataTAATCAGATGATGCACTTGACGATCTGCCCAGTTCAGGTTCTACtcagtttatttatattgtattttaaattagCATCATAAATGCACTTGAGTGGAGGCCAAGGTTAAACTGAGCCCATCATCGATCTAAGAGGGGACTCTACCCGAGAGGCCGATCTCCAAAGCATAGTCGATGTGATCCACGCACAAATGCTCGACCAGCAGCAGGAAGATTACGAAGGCATTCTTGGGCAGGTCGGCAGGATCCGAAAGCTGCGTCGTCATGAACAAAAAGCCGCAGCATAAATTTCGCGTTAAGCACGACAGGgattcaaatgaaatgcagAAAACACTAGTCTCAATTCAGACTTATGGGCTCTCACCCTGTGACATCTCTCAAAGGCATGCCGTGTTCCCTGCAGCAGGTTGACCACCAATTCCGGAGAGAGAAATGTCTCCCCGTGGGTGTCAATACTCGGGCCCAGTGGTAGATTAGTGCGCTGTCTGATCCTCTCCTTCAGTTCTTGGATACTGCACAGGCACATCATTTCACTTCAGTATGTAATTGTGAATAAGTTTCCAAATGTAAACAGACCTGCCGGTGCCGATGGAACGTTTCTGGTGGTTCTTGGAGTCGTAGTAGCGCTGGAGAATGGTGGCGCCGCGAGTGCGGAGGTAGTCTTTCTCCATGTCAATGTAGCTTTCCAGGTAGGAGGAGAAAATGCTCTTGATGAGCTTGGACAGGAAAGTGTGCTTGTCAGAGCCCAGGTTGAATTCGCTCAGCTTGTTGGCCAATAATGTGGTTCTGGAGGGTTTGGAGACAAATGATTAGGATGAagactgaaaataaaaagaggaatGGCTTACCTTGTGTAAAGGTCATAGAGGTTCTTGAGGTACTGTTCCACGTCCGAGTGTCGCGTGTCATCCAGTTTTTCCCTGACGTGGGCCTGCAGACACAAAAGCCGGTCAGAATGCCACAAACGAAAGGCCAATTAGGGAACGGTCGCTTTAATGATCTGACCAGACGAGTACctgtaatttgttttcaaagatGTTCTGAATCAGTTTGGCCATGACCGTCTCTGGGCTGCTGAAGACCTCGCCCACCTGTTTGTTGACCCTTTGGCATAGGACTGCTGTGTCTTCAAACACATCATTCCTTATATAAGCACCCTAGGACCAAGACAAGAACTTAATCCAGGTATTTATCTGCGGTAGGTAATAAATattgcaaacaaaagaaaccACACTTACATCCTGACACTGTTTGATGTAGACATCTACACAGTGTGCATAGccctgcagaaaaaaacagaaaggttacatttttttaataaaggttACGAAACCTCACTTAAGCCATGCAATGAATTGACAGCCAATGTTTACGagaattttgtctttttaaggTCACCTTGAAATGTAGGAGAACCGCTGCCACCTCCCGCATTCGTCCAATCTCTCCCCTGCGCTGGGCAGCGGTGAACTCCTGGATTAGCTGTCGCTCCAGGTCATGGTATTTACCTGGAAACAATTCAAAAGATCCCTCAGATAATACCATTTCAGTGGAGAGTTTTGTAAATGTAGAATCATGGGAGTAAACTTACTTGCAATTTTGGCTTTGACATCTGCAAATCTGttcagaaaacaaaattgaacAGAGAGGATGATTCGTGCGGTATGCAACCAACAATTGGTTTAACAATTaacaaattattattgttttattagcaataaaacaattttttttttttacattatttaaaCGTTCAAACATTTACAGAAACACACCACTGGACATTTGATTAGGCACACAAGTACATTTACACCTACACCTTGAAGTATCCTGTGAGTCAGAGCTTTGTTTCTAAAAACCTATTAACATTTAAAACGCTTACATATGTACAAATCGGCTTAGACTTTGATGAACAGTTTACATGCTTAATACAGCACCTTCCCCTTGTTTGCCAATGCCCTTGTCTAAAGCTGCCTCCAGGACGCCTGACTCACCTGTCGAATGGCAGCTCCTGGGCAATGAGATGCAGCTTCTGAATGATATCAGCAGCCTCTTTAATCTgaagaggagaaagaaagTCAGTGCGTGGGAGAAatgagcaagagagagagcgagaaagagcCCATCATGACCATGAGAGGTGgacatttgtgaaataaagaagGAAGGCCGCCGGCAGTGTCTCCACTAGGGGGATCATCATCTTAAAGCAGACCTCCTCCGCCTCATCGTGTTGAACAGCCGGCTGATAACAAACGGGCGGCGCTCACCTGGGCTTCCACACCAGCGGTCCTGATTTAGCGGCATATCCAGCTCTTTATTGCCGTGGCTTTTCTCAATGGCCTGTAATCCTAAATCGCTTTCAATAATCTGTCCGGCCAGGGATATCTGTCTGcaaaaacgggggggggggggggccctCTTCCTCCCTCTCCTCCTGACATACACGCTGACTGTAAAAAGCCCTGGACCCGCGAAAGGCCCGCCGTCTGCAACTCCTCTGTTCACGCAGATGCCTGCCTCAGCTAACATCATTACTCTGCTCCCGTGAGGAGGATCCAGCCTTTCTGCTCAGCGAAGGTTTTCTAAGTATCTGTCCCCCAGCTAAGATTAGCTAAATCCCATGTAAGTAATGTAGCCGTCTCCCTGCAGTCAGGGTTTAGCAGCACTTGTCTCCACGCTTGCGGGCCATCCCTCCCTTTCAGGAGGATTAGCAAAGCCATTCCCCTCCAGCTATTCACTTGCaacttttctccccccccccctcacctca
Above is a genomic segment from Syngnathus acus chromosome 22, fSynAcu1.2, whole genome shotgun sequence containing:
- the exoc5 gene encoding exocyst complex component 5, with product MATTAQLFEEPFDADEYIERLAWRTPGGGSKGGAEAFDPKRLLEEFENHIEELKQLDEKIQRRVEKLEHQCHREAKEFAHKVQDLQRSNQVAFQHFQELDEHISYVATKVCHLGDQLEGVNTPRQRAVEAQRLMTYFNEFLDGDLRSDVFHNPEKIKEAADIIQKLHLIAQELPFDRFADVKAKIASKYHDLERQLIQEFTAAQRRGEIGRMREVAAVLLHFKGYAHCVDVYIKQCQDGAYIRNDVFEDTAVLCQRVNKQVGEVFSSPETVMAKLIQNIFENKLQAHVREKLDDTRHSDVEQYLKNLYDLYTRTTLLANKLSEFNLGSDKHTFLSKLIKSIFSSYLESYIDMEKDYLRTRGATILQRYYDSKNHQKRSIGTGSIQELKERIRQRTNLPLGPSIDTHGETFLSPELVVNLLQGTRHAFERCHRLSDPADLPKNAFVIFLLLVEHLCVDHIDYALEIGLSAIPSSDAKNANLYFLDVVQQANSIFHLFDKQFNDQLMPLISSSPKLAECLHKKKEVIEQMEVKLDTGIDRTLNCMVGQMKHILATEQKKTDFKPEDENNVMIQYTTACAKVCAYVSRQVEHVRKSMDGKNVDTVLTELGVRFHRLIHEHLQQYSYSSMGGMLAICDVAEYRRCAKDFRVPLVLQLFDTLHALCNLLVVAPDNLKQVCSGEQLTNLDRNLLHAFVQLRVDYRPARLGRHFS